From the genome of Pseudomonas sp. Teo4, one region includes:
- a CDS encoding putative Ig domain-containing protein → MATINGNNNANTLNGTASADTLNGLGGNDTLLGNAGNDVLDGGTGNDLLVGGRGNDTYRFGLGYGADVIDNSGGANNDVDVIALISLNVSDIRLYRIGNDLVLTLLASGETLTISQHFLDADHAIDRIQFANGTRWNAADILANLYYPPVTPTDGADVINGNPTDDVLSGLGGNDTLLGNGGNDTLDGGAGNDRMEGGQGNDTYIVDATGDVVVEANSAGDDLVRASISYALGSNLERLTLVGGANLSGAGNALANTLVGNSGDNVLDGAGGSDVLSGGDGNDTLLGGAGNDTLNGDAGNDLLTGGAGDDTLVGGSGDDIYTVEQAGDVVTELLGGGVDTVRTALNYSLGANLENLELLGNGNVSGTGNAQANRLVGNTGNNRLDGGDGDDFISGGRGNDTYVYGRNYGNDVIDNSGGAAGDVDLLQLVGLNPADVRFVRTGNDLQMLVLGASQTLTVRNFYLNADYEIDRVRFDNNTVWNNATLKAAATLPVNSAPVSSNDSQTTLEDTSVILAVGDFGAYQDAEASPLAGVRITSLPTAGALQYFNGSAWNAVVQDQVISRVDLDAGKLRFVPGLNGNGDSYASIGFRVSDGLAFSTNAYVLRIDVTAVNDAPTVSAPLAGQVAQQGVLFDFVIPQNTFADVDVGTVLAYSVSMANGDPLPGWLSFDAVTHRFSGTPGNADVATLNLRVTASDGTLQAVNDFVLTVLNANDAPYVVTPAPDRFVGIGRSFSFSLPNPAFGDIDQVYGDSLVISASLANGDDLPAWLGFDAATGVFSGSVPEGTQATPLSVRITAVDNSGSSVTDTFQLNVMKEVIGGDAGETLEGSPANEAIFGFAGNDVLRAQAGDDVLVGGTGDDRLEGGDGFDVAQYAGTMGQYTFTFGLDGFLAVEGSAGSGEPGKDRLQDIEQLSFSDAAVSLVGSLGGYQSVSQPIAGRAFDSAIAKLSTGGYVGVWWNDLNGSGGIYAQKYDDQGRRIGDVVLVGGAGSAFEPHMSVSSTSDGGYIVAWDAGVRFGNPNGHAVYVNALGMQEVPVDLQASSNINVDMLENGRNVLVWSENLGGSQSWVRGAIFDPATGLINEIVLGGQEIYSAETSKTAITSLADGSFIVGWVPGLSSTGILLQHFSATGTAMSSEFSAGNVDRNSGLSLTAVSDGGFLLSWSLHGHAVYLQKYNASGVAQTGPVVATSQYVNAEQIPAVVELRDGGFAVSWVSILPGDAGWGVYVQQYDSALAPVGPVQAVHGITFGSQFNPDIIALDDGGYIVSWVTAESGAGDQGAYSQRFTAQGVAVENTLELRADAGNNVIHLGNADERVLPGQGNDSVFAAGGVDTVLYAGSQRDFEITMAGAGAITVMDQNLADGNEGIDSLHNVEQLGFSGGVSLKAAVWEAKVNTLVVNQQFEPSIARLEDGGYVISWGYRTNGTNDFEIHAQRFAVNGDLVGTEFVVNSSFGGSRYMSTVEGLADGGYIIGWVANDQSTSGRNVYVQRYSAEGVAIGGETQVNTGSDFCLSPSIAVQSDGGYVISWQALNVLVGSYSTQLKRFDQAGVPIALQQEVDNAGLQFETLIGIVKLEGGGSVVCMQIIDPQGISNVFIKAYDAEGSAIGGIHQVAGATGSFVEATMITALAGGGYVVGWSTYHDALSRSSIYAQRFDASGVSISDVTELIPETRFPAQTAICPLQDGGYVIGWVGVVSGRYNYYTQQFDATGAVDGETQLVNSITSGSVREPSLESLSDGGYIASWTEDGADGFNSGILSKRFDANNTPVLDHLEWTGDASANIIRSSAQTDWFTGFAGNDIFQFAQAPQYRADLITDFTQGADTVALNSSVFNLQGQSVADALANVAGNAHEAAGARLVFNQDDHTLYYDADGAANGNAVAVVTLAGVTQLAGTDLQLYS, encoded by the coding sequence ATGGCTACCATCAACGGCAACAATAACGCCAACACACTGAATGGGACTGCCTCGGCCGATACGCTCAATGGCTTGGGTGGCAACGACACCTTGCTGGGTAACGCCGGCAACGACGTACTGGATGGAGGCACCGGCAATGACCTGCTCGTAGGCGGTCGTGGCAATGACACGTATCGCTTCGGCCTTGGCTACGGTGCCGACGTGATCGATAACTCAGGTGGTGCCAACAACGACGTCGATGTCATCGCCCTGATCAGTCTGAATGTGAGTGACATTCGGCTCTACCGTATTGGCAACGATCTGGTGCTTACACTCTTGGCCAGTGGTGAGACGTTGACCATCAGCCAGCACTTCCTGGACGCGGACCACGCCATCGACCGTATCCAGTTTGCCAACGGCACCCGCTGGAACGCCGCCGATATCCTGGCGAACCTGTATTACCCGCCGGTCACGCCGACCGACGGGGCCGACGTCATCAATGGCAACCCGACCGATGATGTGTTGTCGGGCCTGGGCGGCAATGACACGCTCTTGGGCAATGGCGGGAACGATACGCTCGATGGTGGTGCCGGCAACGACCGCATGGAAGGCGGGCAGGGCAACGACACCTACATCGTCGATGCGACGGGCGATGTGGTGGTCGAGGCCAACTCGGCCGGTGATGACCTGGTGCGGGCCAGCATCAGTTATGCCCTGGGTAGTAACCTGGAACGCCTGACCTTGGTCGGCGGGGCCAACCTCAGTGGTGCCGGTAATGCGCTCGCCAACACACTGGTCGGCAACAGTGGCGACAACGTGCTCGACGGCGCCGGTGGCAGCGATGTGCTAAGTGGCGGTGACGGTAACGACACGCTCCTGGGTGGCGCGGGTAATGACACACTCAACGGTGACGCTGGCAATGACCTGCTGACAGGTGGCGCAGGTGACGACACCCTGGTCGGTGGAAGCGGTGATGACATTTATACGGTCGAGCAAGCCGGCGATGTGGTCACCGAACTGCTTGGCGGTGGTGTCGATACCGTTCGCACGGCGCTCAATTACAGCCTCGGTGCCAACCTGGAAAACCTCGAGTTGCTCGGCAACGGCAATGTCAGCGGCACTGGCAATGCGCAAGCCAACAGGCTTGTCGGCAATACCGGTAACAACCGCCTCGATGGCGGTGACGGCGATGATTTCATCAGCGGCGGGCGTGGCAACGACACCTACGTTTACGGTCGTAATTATGGCAATGATGTGATCGACAACAGCGGCGGCGCCGCAGGCGATGTCGACTTGTTGCAGCTGGTGGGCCTCAACCCTGCCGACGTGCGCTTCGTGCGTACTGGCAACGACCTGCAAATGCTTGTGCTGGGCGCCTCGCAGACCTTGACGGTGAGAAACTTCTACCTCAACGCTGACTACGAGATCGACAGGGTCCGCTTCGACAACAATACGGTCTGGAACAACGCCACGCTCAAGGCCGCTGCCACGCTGCCGGTCAACAGTGCCCCAGTGTCCAGCAATGACAGCCAGACCACCCTGGAGGACACCTCGGTCATTTTGGCCGTAGGCGACTTTGGTGCCTATCAGGATGCCGAAGCCAGCCCGCTGGCCGGCGTCCGTATCACCAGTCTGCCGACAGCTGGCGCACTGCAGTATTTCAACGGCAGCGCGTGGAACGCCGTGGTTCAGGACCAGGTGATCAGCCGGGTGGACCTCGATGCCGGCAAATTGCGGTTTGTGCCTGGGCTCAATGGCAATGGCGATAGTTATGCCAGCATTGGTTTCAGGGTCAGTGATGGGTTGGCCTTTTCAACCAATGCTTATGTGCTGCGCATCGATGTGACGGCGGTGAATGACGCGCCAACGGTCAGCGCGCCACTGGCGGGGCAGGTTGCGCAGCAAGGTGTGCTGTTCGATTTCGTCATTCCACAGAACACCTTCGCCGATGTGGATGTGGGCACGGTACTGGCCTACAGCGTCAGCATGGCCAATGGCGACCCGTTGCCCGGCTGGCTGAGCTTTGACGCTGTCACCCATCGTTTCTCGGGCACGCCCGGCAATGCTGATGTGGCGACCTTGAATCTGCGGGTAACGGCTTCTGACGGCACCCTCCAGGCAGTGAATGATTTTGTGCTCACCGTGCTCAATGCCAATGATGCGCCCTATGTGGTCACGCCGGCTCCAGACCGGTTTGTCGGTATTGGCCGCTCATTCAGTTTCAGCTTGCCGAACCCTGCCTTTGGCGACATCGATCAAGTGTATGGCGACAGCCTGGTCATTAGCGCGTCTCTGGCCAATGGCGACGATTTGCCGGCCTGGCTCGGTTTCGATGCGGCAACGGGGGTGTTCAGCGGTAGCGTGCCGGAGGGTACGCAGGCGACACCCTTGAGTGTGCGCATCACGGCGGTCGATAACAGCGGCAGTTCAGTCACCGATACCTTCCAGTTGAACGTGATGAAAGAAGTGATTGGCGGCGACGCGGGCGAGACACTGGAAGGCAGCCCCGCCAACGAAGCTATCTTCGGTTTCGCTGGCAATGATGTGCTTCGGGCACAAGCCGGGGATGACGTGTTGGTCGGCGGTACTGGCGACGATCGGCTGGAGGGCGGCGATGGTTTTGACGTCGCCCAGTATGCCGGCACCATGGGGCAGTACACGTTTACCTTCGGGCTCGATGGTTTTCTCGCCGTGGAGGGGAGTGCGGGCAGTGGTGAACCTGGGAAGGACCGGCTACAGGACATCGAACAGCTAAGTTTTTCTGATGCAGCCGTTTCGCTAGTGGGCTCTCTTGGTGGTTATCAGTCGGTGTCGCAGCCAATTGCGGGGCGCGCATTCGATTCTGCGATTGCAAAGTTGAGCACGGGCGGATATGTCGGCGTGTGGTGGAATGATTTGAACGGGTCAGGTGGGATTTACGCCCAGAAATATGATGACCAAGGACGGCGTATTGGCGATGTGGTTCTGGTCGGTGGAGCAGGATCTGCATTTGAGCCTCATATGAGCGTCTCGTCGACATCCGATGGCGGCTACATCGTCGCTTGGGATGCTGGGGTTCGCTTTGGAAACCCAAATGGACATGCAGTCTATGTCAATGCATTGGGCATGCAGGAAGTGCCAGTGGACTTGCAAGCCTCTTCGAACATCAATGTCGATATGCTCGAAAACGGACGCAATGTTCTGGTATGGAGCGAAAACTTAGGGGGTAGTCAGTCCTGGGTGAGGGGCGCAATATTTGACCCTGCTACTGGGCTTATCAACGAGATTGTGTTGGGTGGGCAAGAGATTTACTCTGCCGAGACTTCAAAAACGGCAATTACATCGCTGGCAGATGGCAGCTTTATAGTTGGCTGGGTGCCGGGTTTGTCCAGCACCGGAATTCTGTTGCAGCATTTCTCTGCCACAGGCACAGCCATGAGTAGTGAGTTTTCGGCTGGCAATGTGGATAGAAACTCCGGGCTGTCGTTGACCGCTGTGAGTGATGGTGGTTTCTTGCTGTCCTGGAGTCTTCATGGACATGCGGTCTACCTGCAAAAGTACAATGCCTCTGGCGTAGCCCAGACCGGCCCTGTTGTGGCGACCAGCCAATATGTAAATGCAGAACAAATACCGGCAGTGGTCGAGTTGCGCGATGGCGGCTTCGCTGTCAGTTGGGTTTCTATACTACCCGGTGACGCTGGCTGGGGTGTTTACGTCCAGCAGTATGACAGTGCCCTGGCCCCAGTTGGCCCAGTGCAAGCTGTGCACGGCATAACGTTCGGCTCTCAATTTAATCCAGACATCATTGCGTTGGACGACGGCGGTTACATTGTCAGTTGGGTCACTGCCGAGTCCGGTGCCGGTGACCAAGGTGCCTACAGCCAAAGGTTCACAGCGCAAGGGGTTGCGGTGGAGAACACGCTGGAGCTCAGAGCCGATGCCGGCAATAACGTGATACATCTCGGTAATGCTGATGAACGAGTGCTTCCGGGGCAAGGCAATGACTCGGTATTCGCTGCCGGCGGCGTCGATACCGTGCTCTATGCGGGCAGCCAGCGCGATTTTGAAATCACGATGGCGGGGGCTGGTGCTATAACGGTCATGGATCAAAATCTTGCTGATGGCAATGAAGGTATCGACAGTTTGCACAATGTTGAACAGCTAGGTTTCTCTGGCGGTGTAAGTCTGAAGGCGGCGGTGTGGGAGGCTAAAGTCAACACACTCGTTGTGAATCAGCAGTTTGAGCCATCGATTGCACGCCTCGAAGACGGTGGCTATGTCATCTCTTGGGGTTATCGAACTAATGGAACGAATGATTTTGAAATCCATGCACAGCGTTTTGCCGTTAATGGGGATCTTGTTGGCACTGAATTTGTAGTCAATAGCAGTTTTGGCGGTTCGCGCTATATGTCAACTGTCGAAGGGCTCGCTGACGGTGGGTATATCATTGGTTGGGTGGCAAATGATCAAAGCACCTCGGGCCGTAACGTTTATGTGCAGCGCTATAGCGCGGAAGGCGTAGCCATAGGCGGTGAGACCCAAGTAAATACTGGCTCTGATTTTTGCCTTTCACCTTCGATTGCTGTGCAATCCGATGGTGGGTATGTGATTAGCTGGCAAGCGTTAAATGTGCTCGTAGGAAGTTATTCTACCCAGCTTAAACGTTTCGATCAGGCGGGTGTGCCGATTGCTCTCCAGCAGGAAGTTGACAACGCCGGGCTACAATTCGAAACGCTTATAGGAATTGTAAAGTTGGAGGGTGGTGGCAGCGTCGTATGTATGCAGATAATTGACCCTCAAGGCATCAGCAACGTATTCATCAAGGCCTACGATGCTGAGGGCTCGGCAATTGGGGGTATACATCAAGTCGCCGGTGCAACAGGGAGTTTTGTGGAAGCCACAATGATCACTGCGTTGGCTGGCGGGGGGTATGTCGTAGGTTGGTCGACGTACCATGACGCTCTGAGTCGTTCATCTATTTACGCCCAGCGCTTCGACGCCAGTGGGGTGAGTATTTCCGATGTGACGGAGCTCATACCAGAAACCCGCTTCCCGGCGCAGACGGCTATCTGCCCGTTGCAAGACGGTGGCTATGTAATAGGGTGGGTCGGCGTCGTTTCGGGCAGATACAACTACTACACCCAACAGTTCGATGCGACGGGCGCGGTGGATGGAGAGACCCAACTGGTCAACTCGATCACGTCCGGTTCTGTAAGAGAGCCCAGCCTGGAAAGTTTGAGTGATGGCGGCTACATCGCCAGTTGGACGGAGGATGGCGCAGACGGCTTCAATTCAGGCATCCTGAGCAAACGCTTCGACGCCAACAACACCCCTGTTCTGGACCACCTGGAATGGACCGGTGACGCCTCTGCCAACATCATCCGCAGTTCAGCGCAAACTGACTGGTTCACCGGTTTCGCGGGCAACGATATCTTCCAGTTTGCCCAGGCGCCGCAGTATCGCGCCGACCTGATCACGGACTTTACCCAAGGCGCCGACACGGTCGCGCTCAACAGTAGCGTCTTCAATCTGCAAGGTCAGTCAGTGGCCGATGCGTTGGCCAACGTCGCCGGTAATGCCCATGAGGCGGCAGGGGCGCGATTGGTGTTCAACCAGGACGATCACACCCTGTATTACGATGCTGACGGTGCCGCCAATGGCAATGCGGTGGCGGTGGTGACCCTGGCGGGTGTCACACAACTGGCGGGCACGGATCTGCAGCTCTACAGCTAG